The Helicobacter sp. MIT 05-5293 genome window below encodes:
- a CDS encoding acetyl-CoA carboxylase biotin carboxylase subunit, whose translation MSTSVQTKKIEKILIANRGEITLRAIRTIQEMGKQAIAIYSTADKDAYYLDVADAKICVGGDKSSESYLNIPAIMTAAELVKADAIFPGYGFLSENQNFVEICSHHGIEFIGPTADVMILMSDKSKAKDVMKEAGVPVILGSDGALKNYKEAEKIAKEIGYPVILKAAAGGGGRGMRVVEKPEMLKNLYLAAESEAVSAFGDGTIYMEKFIRNPKHIEVQILADKHGNVLHIGERDCSLQRRQQKLIEESPAVVLKPEVRKRLLETAVKAAQYIHYVGAGTFEFLLDANYEDFYFMEMNTRLQVEHTVSEMISGLDLVEWMIRIAEGEKLPSQESINFKGHSIECRITAEDPEKFYPCPGKITRWIAPGGANVRLDTHAYSGYTVPMHYDSMIGKLIVWGADRQQAINRMHRALKEFCIEGIKTTIPFHIKMMKNQDFLASNIHTKYLEQNMLDSE comes from the coding sequence ATGAGCACATCAGTTCAAACCAAAAAAATTGAAAAAATCTTGATTGCAAATCGTGGAGAAATCACACTCCGAGCAATCAGAACAATCCAAGAAATGGGCAAACAAGCCATTGCAATTTATTCGACAGCAGATAAAGATGCTTATTACCTTGATGTTGCTGATGCAAAAATTTGTGTAGGTGGTGATAAATCGAGTGAAAGTTACCTTAACATACCCGCTATTATGACTGCAGCAGAGCTTGTAAAAGCTGATGCGATTTTCCCCGGATATGGGTTTTTAAGCGAAAATCAAAATTTTGTTGAAATTTGCTCACATCACGGAATCGAATTTATCGGACCAACCGCTGATGTAATGATTCTTATGAGTGATAAATCAAAAGCAAAAGATGTGATGAAAGAAGCAGGTGTGCCTGTCATCTTAGGCAGTGATGGAGCTTTAAAAAATTACAAAGAAGCTGAAAAAATTGCCAAAGAAATTGGTTATCCTGTGATTCTTAAAGCTGCTGCAGGTGGTGGTGGTAGAGGTATGCGTGTCGTTGAAAAACCAGAAATGCTTAAAAATCTCTACCTTGCTGCAGAATCTGAAGCAGTAAGTGCATTCGGTGATGGCACAATTTATATGGAAAAATTTATCCGTAATCCCAAACACATTGAAGTGCAGATTCTCGCAGACAAACACGGCAATGTGCTTCATATTGGCGAAAGGGATTGTTCTTTGCAACGCAGACAACAAAAACTTATCGAAGAATCGCCAGCAGTTGTCCTTAAACCCGAAGTGCGCAAACGATTACTTGAGACTGCTGTCAAAGCTGCACAATATATCCATTATGTGGGAGCGGGCACTTTTGAATTTTTACTTGATGCAAATTATGAAGATTTTTACTTTATGGAAATGAACACGCGTTTGCAAGTAGAACATACTGTGAGCGAAATGATTAGCGGTCTTGACTTAGTCGAGTGGATGATACGCATCGCAGAAGGTGAAAAACTTCCCTCTCAAGAAAGTATTAACTTTAAAGGGCATTCTATTGAATGCCGTATCACAGCAGAAGATCCCGAGAAATTCTACCCATGTCCTGGTAAAATCACGCGATGGATCGCACCGGGAGGTGCAAATGTGAGACTAGACACGCACGCTTATAGCGGATACACCGTGCCTATGCACTACGATTCTATGATTGGCAAACTCATTGTGTGGGGAGCTGACAGACAACAAGCTATTAATCGTATGCACCGAGCTTTGAAAGAATTTTGTATCGAAGGCATTAAAACAACTATCCCTTTTCACATTAAGATGATGAAAAATCAAGATTTCCTTGCTTCCAATATCCATACAAAATATTTGGAACAAAATATGCTTGATTCAGAATAG
- the accB gene encoding acetyl-CoA carboxylase biotin carboxyl carrier protein has translation MNLQEIKKIMELFDNSDIAKFSIKQENFELKLQKAGANTQITTIPATQMQNAPVASIPASAPSPTPDITPANTPSKGAEGHFITSPMVGTFYRSPSPGAAPYINVGDKVKKGQTVGIIEAMKIMNEIEAEFDCKIVAIEVNDGQPVEFSTNLIKVEKL, from the coding sequence ATGAATCTACAAGAAATCAAAAAGATTATGGAGCTTTTCGACAATAGCGATATAGCCAAATTCAGCATCAAGCAAGAAAATTTTGAGCTTAAGCTGCAAAAAGCCGGTGCAAACACGCAAATCACCACTATCCCTGCAACTCAAATGCAAAATGCCCCTGTCGCTTCAATCCCTGCAAGTGCGCCATCTCCGACACCAGATATAACTCCTGCAAACACACCTTCTAAAGGTGCAGAAGGGCATTTCATCACTTCTCCTATGGTGGGGACATTCTATCGTTCTCCATCACCCGGAGCTGCACCTTATATCAATGTAGGCGATAAAGTAAAGAAGGGTCAGACGGTTGGCATCATTGAAGCAATGAAAATTATGAATGAAATTGAGGCTGAATTTGATTGCAAGATTGTTGCTATTGAGGTAAATGACGGACAACCTGTCGAATTTAGCACAAATCTTATCAAAGTCGAAAAACTCTAA
- the dcd gene encoding dCTP deaminase, translated as MGLKSDKWIREMGQKGMIEPFCEKQIGKNVVSYGLSSYGYDIRVGNEFMIFTNIGATLVDPKSFDEKNVIEVDAAESGYCLVPPNSFALARTMEYFRIPRNVLAICLGKSTYARCGIIVNVTPFEPEFEGHITIEISNTTPLPAKIYANEGIAQVLFLEGDEACEVSYKDKKGKYQGQRGITLPKVLK; from the coding sequence ATGGGGTTGAAGTCGGATAAATGGATTAGAGAAATGGGACAAAAGGGTATGATAGAGCCTTTTTGCGAGAAACAAATAGGGAAAAATGTCGTGAGTTATGGTTTGTCTAGCTATGGTTATGATATTCGCGTGGGCAATGAATTTATGATTTTTACTAATATCGGTGCAACACTTGTCGATCCTAAAAGTTTCGATGAAAAAAATGTCATAGAAGTCGATGCTGCAGAAAGTGGCTATTGTCTCGTGCCTCCAAATTCTTTCGCTCTTGCTCGCACAATGGAATATTTTAGAATCCCGCGCAATGTTTTGGCGATTTGTCTAGGAAAAAGCACTTATGCAAGATGTGGGATTATCGTCAATGTAACACCCTTTGAGCCAGAGTTTGAAGGACATATCACGATTGAAATCAGCAACACCACGCCTTTACCGGCTAAGATTTATGCTAATGAGGGCATTGCTCAAGTGCTTTTTTTAGAAGGAGATGAAGCGTGTGAAGTGAGCTATAAAGATAAAAAAGGCAAATATCAAGGGCAAAGAGGCATTACATTGCCTAAGGTGCTTAAATAA
- a CDS encoding outer membrane beta-barrel protein: MQKFRILLLCLPFILYAKPVSVDEIFTPKHQFKILGSFSYINLQRKNFSLSPIPFQMPDGSYISIPFAGYENINQDYLNFSLNARYGISKRVELFSTLNAFWQNSYAENNGIFSQQSHGDFGSLNFGFLVEAKKEGKLPALLVGGSADIVDQTYFSATKKHLQYAKGYSLFATTFYTVDPIVFLLQGSFRLNLPKRFEEAKINDADIFSLSPMVYFAVNPYVSLNAGVRYQYQTKDRLNDVVVGSAGSSVGYMFGMAYEIKTKLIFFADIERLDTHTYSSNAINLTLSYRI; encoded by the coding sequence ATGCAAAAATTTAGAATCTTGCTTTTATGTTTGCCTTTTATCCTTTATGCGAAGCCCGTGAGTGTCGATGAGATATTCACTCCTAAGCATCAATTCAAGATTCTTGGCTCATTTTCTTATATCAATTTACAGCGTAAAAACTTTTCCCTAAGTCCTATTCCTTTTCAAATGCCAGATGGTTCTTATATCTCTATCCCTTTTGCAGGATATGAAAATATTAATCAAGATTATTTAAATTTCTCACTTAATGCGCGATATGGCATCTCTAAACGCGTGGAGTTATTTAGCACATTGAATGCCTTTTGGCAAAATAGTTATGCAGAAAATAATGGAATCTTTAGTCAGCAAAGCCATGGGGATTTTGGCTCACTAAATTTTGGATTCCTTGTGGAGGCGAAAAAGGAGGGAAAACTCCCTGCTTTACTTGTCGGTGGGAGTGCTGATATTGTAGATCAGACTTATTTTTCTGCTACAAAAAAGCATCTGCAATATGCAAAAGGCTATTCACTCTTTGCGACAACTTTTTACACGGTCGATCCTATCGTTTTCTTGCTACAAGGCAGTTTTAGACTGAATCTCCCAAAGCGATTTGAGGAAGCGAAAATCAATGATGCAGATATTTTTTCTCTTAGTCCTATGGTTTATTTTGCGGTTAATCCCTATGTTTCTTTAAATGCTGGTGTGCGTTATCAATATCAAACAAAAGATCGTCTCAATGATGTCGTAGTCGGCTCGGCGGGTTCGTCAGTGGGGTATATGTTTGGTATGGCTTATGAGATTAAAACAAAACTTATTTTCTTTGCAGATATAGAGCGATTAGATACGCATACTTATTCTAGTAATGCTATTAATCTTACACTTTCTTACAGAATCTGA
- a CDS encoding C39 family peptidase, with amino-acid sequence MRFLFVWGLLCGMCLSDVYMHNESMMLQKGVTSWAEFKDKNLAKQQYDYSCGSASLSTILTYYYGQDVSERDILDSILISKGIDITQKERIESDEKLREKVSFSFTDLAYFAQQKGFKTAGLALDLQSLARLKVPVIIYVNVRDMEHFSVYKGQDSQFVYLADPSFGNMRVSIAKFQEMFYQRKDLTHPGKILVVLPAQEHQKINPDFLTHKNRSSLVYEMIKLRANQH; translated from the coding sequence ATGCGTTTTTTATTTGTGTGGGGGCTTTTGTGTGGCATGTGCCTTAGTGATGTCTATATGCACAACGAATCTATGATGTTACAAAAAGGCGTTACTTCGTGGGCGGAATTTAAAGATAAAAATCTCGCTAAACAGCAGTATGATTATAGTTGCGGGAGTGCTTCGCTTTCGACAATTTTGACTTATTATTATGGGCAAGATGTGAGCGAGAGGGATATTTTGGATTCGATATTGATTTCAAAGGGTATTGATATTACACAAAAAGAGCGCATAGAATCTGATGAAAAATTGCGAGAAAAGGTGTCGTTTTCTTTTACGGATTTGGCATATTTTGCCCAGCAAAAAGGTTTTAAAACTGCAGGGTTGGCGTTAGATTTACAATCTCTTGCAAGGCTTAAAGTTCCGGTGATTATTTATGTCAATGTCCGCGATATGGAGCATTTTAGCGTTTATAAAGGGCAAGATTCTCAATTTGTGTATTTGGCTGACCCTAGTTTTGGTAATATGAGAGTAAGTATTGCTAAGTTTCAAGAAATGTTTTATCAGAGGAAAGACTTAACCCACCCGGGCAAGATTCTTGTCGTTCTTCCCGCACAAGAGCATCAAAAGATCAATCCTGATTTTCTCACTCATAAGAATCGCTCTTCTTTAGTTTATGAGATGATTAAGCTTAGGGCTAATCAACACTAG
- a CDS encoding phosphatase PAP2 family protein yields MYRIITHIAFVILLSHTFFSKLSAKSGFEIYGDVMQVLPVAMMAYSWYLKDYQGIKEQAIGAGVTLVSTHIIKEGFVILSRSHPSYARISQRPNNGSFNGFPSGHTSWTFSSVGFSLKRYGWKLALPTGIIATSVGISRIYAERHTTTQVIAGAILGFGTSYLIASKYQNPTQNISFYTDKAFDGTPSYHFQFIKRF; encoded by the coding sequence ATGTATCGCATTATCACTCACATTGCCTTTGTGATTTTACTATCACACACATTTTTTTCGAAACTCTCTGCAAAAAGCGGATTTGAAATTTATGGTGATGTGATGCAGGTTTTGCCAGTCGCAATGATGGCATACAGCTGGTATTTGAAGGATTATCAAGGCATCAAAGAGCAAGCAATCGGTGCGGGCGTAACGCTCGTTAGCACACATATTATCAAAGAAGGCTTTGTGATTCTCTCGCGTTCTCACCCGAGCTATGCGCGCATATCCCAACGCCCCAATAATGGCAGTTTCAATGGATTCCCCTCTGGACATACTTCATGGACTTTTTCATCAGTGGGATTCTCTCTCAAACGTTATGGCTGGAAGCTCGCCTTACCCACAGGGATTATCGCCACTTCTGTGGGTATAAGCAGAATCTATGCCGAGCGACACACCACTACACAAGTGATCGCCGGAGCGATTCTCGGATTTGGCACTTCTTATCTGATTGCTTCAAAATACCAAAATCCCACGCAAAACATCAGCTTTTATACGGATAAAGCCTTTGATGGCACGCCAAGCTACCATTTTCAGTTTATAAAGCGATTTTAA
- a CDS encoding flagellar hook-length control protein FliK produces the protein MNEQSAQKRVSETEATRIAKDMQNLAQGEVLESVSQDSKGRIAQGIKESVRTEKESLKSQVSEKDVNIDSDENLPKTKKGKKVSKTAQKPKEQKSSLTTKVAQGEKNEQKSPQLEQASAINAAKKNGEVIREPKSIVQDSQEAIADVEDMDFEEQILESEPKTAPKLSSQGKMQTKNARDSLLETLVATETGKVKELSKKDQKSKNQSGKNLKDAYKASEQKTEKSLSASSATLANALLGEEELEPQSFEEILRENKKEANTRGEKTQETKETKAQSNSSKASFQESVSTQNTQRTQILYRSHLARESVRNFAQSLKEEVLNYKPPITKLSMELNPQNLGALEVTISKKGKDLHIQVVSNSTAMGLFLQNQVDFKNNLNQMGFDNVDLSFTSSEGGNGGGSKDSSQQHTSANDSSSQEGNKNSLEDSQNERIDTMNIVLPKYA, from the coding sequence TTGAATGAGCAATCAGCACAAAAGCGTGTGAGTGAGACAGAGGCTACACGCATAGCTAAAGATATGCAGAATCTCGCGCAAGGGGAAGTTTTAGAATCTGTCAGTCAAGATTCAAAAGGACGCATTGCGCAAGGTATCAAAGAAAGTGTGCGCACAGAGAAAGAAAGCCTTAAAAGTCAAGTGAGCGAAAAAGATGTGAATATTGATTCTGATGAGAATCTGCCCAAAACAAAAAAAGGTAAAAAGGTATCAAAAACAGCACAAAAACCTAAAGAGCAAAAATCATCTCTCACTACAAAAGTCGCTCAAGGAGAAAAAAATGAGCAAAAATCGCCTCAACTCGAACAGGCAAGTGCAATAAATGCAGCTAAAAAGAATGGTGAAGTGATTAGAGAGCCTAAATCTATAGTGCAAGATTCTCAAGAGGCGATTGCAGATGTTGAGGATATGGACTTTGAAGAACAGATTCTAGAATCCGAGCCAAAGACTGCGCCTAAACTCTCTTCACAGGGCAAGATGCAGACAAAAAATGCAAGAGATAGCCTTTTGGAGACATTAGTTGCTACTGAAACAGGTAAGGTCAAGGAATTGAGCAAAAAGGATCAAAAGTCTAAGAATCAAAGTGGTAAGAATCTCAAAGATGCTTATAAAGCAAGTGAGCAAAAAACAGAAAAGTCTTTAAGTGCAAGTAGTGCGACATTGGCAAATGCGCTTTTGGGTGAGGAAGAGCTAGAACCACAATCCTTTGAAGAAATCTTGCGTGAGAATAAAAAAGAGGCAAACACACGAGGAGAAAAAACACAAGAGACTAAAGAGACAAAGGCTCAATCAAATAGCTCCAAAGCTTCATTTCAAGAAAGTGTAAGCACGCAAAATACACAGCGCACACAGATTCTGTATCGTTCGCATCTTGCACGAGAATCTGTGCGTAATTTTGCCCAATCACTCAAAGAAGAGGTGTTAAATTATAAGCCACCGATTACGAAGCTCTCAATGGAGCTTAATCCACAGAATCTTGGGGCGTTGGAAGTTACGATTTCCAAGAAGGGCAAGGATTTGCACATTCAAGTGGTTTCAAACTCTACTGCAATGGGATTGTTCTTGCAAAATCAAGTAGATTTTAAAAACAATCTCAATCAAATGGGGTTTGATAATGTCGATTTGAGTTTTACTTCTAGTGAGGGAGGAAATGGCGGTGGGAGTAAAGATTCATCGCAACAACATACTTCTGCAAATGATTCCTCATCGCAAGAAGGGAACAAAAATAGCTTAGAAGATTCTCAAAATGAAAGAATTGATACGATGAATATCGTATTGCCCAAATATGCTTAA
- a CDS encoding flagellar hook-basal body complex protein encodes MNGTMVNSFSGIKTHQFGLDSISNNIANVNTIGYRENQPQFESLFTANMDTLNSNSPINNDMNYGATKSSNGISTKSGSYKSSDGEFHVAYEGKGWFVVGEQKSGSFEIKDDGYEKKQKNYFTRDGSFLRDGEGYIVNSSGYYLYGVNLGKIQEGIYTSNKDEEIDTQALSSGKLTPMYIPQNLYYRPVLTTKLDITTNLNKNENVISASIFFKKPDGSFDEERFMNTDMNAFATDDTPLNTPSYNEAKIILNKEGKKEVVSFKYGQGGVEAGEFRTFNELKELLREQLGLDLELSKDIDGKVGEKVSLEIRNNSYKNLDIELGGSLFEKLGFKGKNDHFKSGIGVNFNANKAYDTNAIVQYKGVVFLRTGELGKSEDPFLDQENWKILDTGALLQWSENATYFEGDVVEYEGKIYRRIDEAGNNPINEGNWEEIGSAEKSMPPAYESNTTYQVDDIVSYEGKLYRKIVSSGSSDPKLDSVGWQALRGDSFHSEFIQMPSYQTNVEIYDESGKKFLVQSRYFMVSSGDSEGNPPTKEQWEVRSAVFDQHGEIMVSPDYVIHNISFDAEGKPEAEPVELIFGDKTLQYNIAGAKDSQSSNFVYRDSELLSKDQDGRAEGHLRDVRIDRDGIIFLAFDNGAYEPMGRVGIAAFVNDQGLKKVGGNLFEMTEMVVNGDAHTVSGRPILGWDGLNLKYGSVLYKHLETSNVDVGNALTELIVMQRGYSMNAKAFTTGDDLVKEAINLKR; translated from the coding sequence ATGAATGGAACAATGGTAAATTCTTTCAGTGGAATCAAAACGCATCAATTTGGGCTTGATTCTATCTCTAATAATATTGCCAATGTGAATACGATTGGTTATCGAGAGAATCAACCGCAATTTGAAAGTCTTTTCACGGCTAATATGGACACGCTTAATTCCAATTCTCCAATCAATAACGATATGAATTATGGAGCGACCAAATCCAGCAATGGAATCTCCACAAAGAGCGGGAGCTATAAGTCAAGTGATGGTGAGTTTCATGTGGCTTATGAGGGCAAGGGTTGGTTTGTTGTCGGTGAGCAAAAAAGCGGTTCGTTTGAAATCAAAGACGATGGCTATGAGAAAAAGCAAAAAAATTATTTTACGCGTGATGGCTCGTTTTTGCGTGATGGTGAGGGGTATATTGTCAATTCAAGCGGGTATTATTTATATGGTGTGAATCTTGGCAAGATTCAAGAGGGGATTTATACTTCTAATAAAGATGAGGAAATCGACACACAAGCACTTTCTTCGGGTAAATTGACACCGATGTATATTCCTCAAAATCTCTACTATCGCCCGGTTTTGACGACTAAGCTTGATATTACAACAAATCTCAATAAAAATGAAAATGTAATTTCTGCTTCGATATTTTTCAAAAAGCCCGATGGGAGCTTCGATGAAGAGCGTTTTATGAATACCGATATGAATGCTTTTGCCACCGATGACACACCGCTCAATACTCCGAGCTATAATGAAGCAAAGATTATTTTAAATAAAGAGGGTAAAAAAGAAGTCGTTAGTTTTAAATACGGACAAGGAGGCGTAGAAGCAGGTGAATTTAGGACATTTAATGAGCTTAAAGAATTGCTTCGTGAACAGTTAGGGCTTGACTTGGAGCTTAGTAAAGATATTGATGGGAAAGTCGGCGAAAAGGTGAGCTTAGAAATCCGCAATAATTCCTATAAGAATCTTGATATTGAGCTTGGGGGGAGTTTGTTTGAAAAGCTTGGATTCAAAGGTAAAAACGATCATTTTAAAAGCGGTATAGGGGTGAATTTCAATGCTAATAAAGCTTATGATACAAACGCAATTGTGCAATATAAAGGCGTAGTATTTTTACGCACCGGTGAGCTAGGTAAAAGTGAAGATCCCTTTTTGGACCAAGAAAATTGGAAGATTCTCGATACGGGGGCTTTGCTCCAATGGAGTGAAAATGCAACTTATTTTGAGGGCGATGTGGTTGAGTATGAGGGTAAAATTTATCGCAGGATTGATGAAGCTGGTAATAATCCTATCAATGAGGGAAATTGGGAAGAAATAGGCTCAGCAGAAAAAAGTATGCCCCCTGCCTATGAAAGCAATACGACTTATCAAGTCGATGATATTGTGAGCTATGAGGGCAAGCTTTATCGCAAAATCGTGAGTAGTGGTTCAAGTGATCCAAAGCTTGACTCTGTCGGTTGGCAAGCACTTAGAGGCGATAGTTTTCATAGTGAATTTATCCAAATGCCGAGTTATCAAACCAATGTTGAGATTTATGATGAAAGCGGTAAAAAATTCCTCGTGCAAAGTCGGTATTTTATGGTATCTTCGGGAGATTCTGAAGGGAATCCACCGACAAAAGAACAATGGGAAGTGCGCTCTGCGGTGTTTGACCAACACGGGGAGATTATGGTAAGCCCGGATTATGTGATTCATAATATCTCTTTTGATGCAGAGGGCAAACCTGAAGCAGAGCCTGTGGAGCTGATATTTGGTGATAAAACATTGCAATACAATATTGCAGGTGCAAAAGATTCTCAAAGTTCAAATTTTGTCTATCGGGATTCTGAATTATTAAGTAAAGATCAAGATGGACGCGCAGAGGGGCATTTGAGAGATGTGAGAATCGATAGAGATGGCATTATCTTTTTAGCGTTTGATAATGGTGCGTATGAGCCTATGGGACGCGTTGGTATCGCTGCATTTGTCAATGATCAAGGCTTAAAGAAAGTCGGTGGGAATCTTTTCGAAATGACTGAAATGGTTGTTAATGGCGATGCTCATACCGTGAGTGGGCGTCCGATTCTAGGCTGGGACGGATTAAATCTCAAGTATGGTTCGGTATTATACAAACATTTGGAGACAAGTAATGTTGATGTGGGAAATGCTTTGACAGAGCTTATCGTTATGCAAAGGGGTTATTCGATGAACGCCAAAGCATTCACCACAGGCGATGATTTAGTCAAAGAAGCAATCAATCTCAAGCGTTAG